A single region of the Chlamydiales bacterium genome encodes:
- a CDS encoding malate dehydrogenase translates to MTLAKHIAVTGAAGQIAYNLLFRLINGDLFGSDQPIVLHLLEIEEMQRALEGVVMELEDCASSLLQGVHIGSNPFEVFKNVDYAILIGATPRGPGMVRKDLLSVNGKIFLEQGRALNEVASRDVKVLVVGNPCNTNCLIAMNSAPDIPRRNFYAMMRLDQNRASCLLAKTAKVSVKDISHLVVWGNHSATQVPDLYHARIQGKHIEEFIKKEELIKSVQQRGDQIIATRGRSSVGSPAKAIIDAMKDILFPTKQDSWFSLAICSDDNPYGIQEGLIFSFPCISTGDGKCEIVEGLDWNEDLRHKIMLTEKELVEERSLIDAFITHLV, encoded by the coding sequence ATGACATTAGCAAAACATATAGCAGTGACAGGTGCTGCGGGTCAAATTGCGTATAACCTTCTTTTTCGATTGATCAACGGCGATCTTTTTGGAAGTGATCAGCCCATTGTTTTGCATCTTTTAGAAATAGAAGAAATGCAAAGGGCTCTTGAAGGCGTTGTAATGGAGTTAGAGGATTGCGCATCTTCTTTATTGCAAGGAGTTCATATAGGATCTAATCCATTTGAAGTTTTTAAAAATGTGGATTATGCAATTTTAATAGGGGCAACGCCTAGGGGTCCTGGAATGGTTAGAAAGGATCTTTTAAGTGTGAACGGAAAGATTTTTTTAGAGCAGGGAAGAGCGCTTAATGAAGTTGCTTCAAGAGATGTAAAAGTGTTGGTTGTAGGTAACCCTTGCAATACAAACTGTTTAATCGCAATGAATAGCGCTCCAGATATACCTAGGAGAAACTTTTATGCGATGATGCGATTGGATCAAAATAGAGCTTCATGCTTACTTGCAAAGACTGCTAAAGTATCAGTAAAAGATATAAGTCACTTAGTTGTGTGGGGCAATCATTCAGCAACGCAAGTGCCAGACTTATATCATGCAAGGATTCAAGGAAAACATATTGAGGAGTTCATTAAGAAGGAAGAATTAATCAAATCTGTTCAGCAAAGAGGGGATCAAATCATTGCCACAAGAGGAAGATCTTCAGTTGGAAGCCCTGCAAAAGCTATCATTGATGCCATGAAAGATATTTTATTTCCAACAAAGCAAGATTCTTGGTTTTCGCTTGCAATTTGCTCAGATGATAATCCATATGGGATTCAAGAGGGTTTAATTTTTTCTTTTCCTTGCATTTCAACAGGGGATGGAAAGTGTGAAATTGTTGAGGGACTTGATTGGAATGAAGATTTAAGGCACAAGATAATGTTAACAGAAAAAGAACTTGTAGAAGAGAGAAGCCTCATTGATGCATTCATTACACACTTGGTATAG